The Osmerus eperlanus chromosome 15, fOsmEpe2.1, whole genome shotgun sequence genome includes a window with the following:
- the tgfbr1b gene encoding TGF-beta receptor type-1b isoform X2: MGAVPCSLFLIVIFFGTRIQENGALQCYCERCSNSSCSTDGGVCFVSFTTKPGGRPTTHQSMCVHDNELIPRDRPFICASSSRDYEGVFCCDKDWCNKNPDLSSFPVPTAKPLSLGPVALAAVIAGPVCVLCLVLVLVLYVCHSRLGLHHRVPSEEDPSIDHPFITVGTTLKDLIYDMTTSGSGSGLPLLVQRTIARTIILQESIGKGRFGEVWRGKWRGEEVAVKIFSSREERSWFREAEIYQTVMLRHENILGFIAADNKDNGTWTQLWLVSDYHEHGSLFDYLNRYTVTVEGMIKLSLSTASGLAHLHMEIVGTQGKPAIAHRDLKSKNILVKKNGTCCIADLGLAVRHDSATDTIDIAPNHRVGTKRYMAPEVLDDSINMKHFESFKRADIYAMGLVFWEIASRCSIGDYQLPYHDLVQSDPSVEEMRKVVCDQKLRPNIPNRWQSCEALRVMAKIMRECWYANGAARLTALRIKKTLSQLSQQEGIKM; encoded by the exons ATGGGTGCTGTACCGTGCAGTCTCTTTTTGATAGTCATCTTCTTCGGGACTAGGATTCAAGAAAATGGTG ccctccagtgcTACTGTGAGCGCTGCTCGAACTCTTCCTGCTCCACGGACGGCGGCGTGTGCTTCGTGTCGTTCACCACCAAGCCCGGGGGCCGGCCCACCACGCACCAGAGCATGTGTGTCCATGACAACGAGCTGATCCCGCGGGACCGGCCCTTCATCtgcgcctcctcctccagggactACGAGGGGGTCTTCTGCTGCGACAAGGACTGGTGCAACAAGAACCCCGACCTCAGCTCCTTCCCAG TGCCGACGGCGAAGCCTCTGTCCCTGGGCCCGGTGGCGCTGGCGGCCGTCATCGCGGGGCCCGTGTGCGTGCTGTgcttggtgctggtgctggtgttgTACGTGTGCCACAGCCGGCTGGGGCTCCACCACCGTGTCCCCAGCGAGGAGGACCCCTCCATAGACCACCCCTTCATCACCGTGGGCACCACCCTCAAAGACCTCATCTACGACATGACCACCTCCGGCTCCGGCTCAG ggctccccctgctggtgcaGAGGACCATCGCCCGGACCATCATCCTGCAGGAGAGCATCGGGAAGGGCCGCTTCGGCGAGGTGTGGCGGGGGAAGTGGCGGGGCGAGGAGGTGGCGGTGAAGATCTTCTCGTCGCGGGAGGAGCGCTCCTGGTTCCGCGAGGCCGAGATCTACCAGACCGTCATGCTGCGCCACGAGAACATCCTGGGCTTCATCGCCGCCGACAACAAAG ataACGGTACGTGGACCCAGCTGTGGCTGGTGTCGGACTACCATGAGCACGGCTCCCTGTTTGACTACCTGAACCGCTACACGGTGACGGTGGAGGGCATGATCAAGCTGTCCCTGTCCACCGCCAGCGGCCTGGCCCACCTGCACATGGAGATCGTCGGCACGCAAG gtaagCCAGCGATCGCCCACAGAGACCTGAAGTCCAAGAACATTCTGGTCAAGAAGAACGGGACCTGCTGCATCGCTGACCTGGGATTGGCTGTCCGTCATGACTCCGCCACCGACACCATTGACATCGCACCCAATCACCGAGTGGGAACCAAAAG gtacATGGCCCCAGAGGTCCTGGATGACTCAATAAACATGAAGCACTTCGAGTCCTTTAAGAGGGCCGACATCTACGCCATGGGCCTGGTGTTCTGGGAGATCGCCAGCAGGTGCTCAATCGGAG ACTACCAGCTGCCCTACCATGACCTGGTACAGTCCGATCCTtcagtggaggagatgaggaaggtGGTATGTGACCAGAAACTCCGGCCCAACATTCCCAACCGGTGGCAGAGCTGCGAG gcgctGCGTGTGATGGCCAAGATTATGCGGGAGTGCTGGTACGCCAACGGCGCCGCCCGCCTCACGGCGCTGCGCATCAAGAAGACGCTGTCGCAGCTCAGCCAACAGGAGGGCATCAAGATGTAG
- the tgfbr1b gene encoding TGF-beta receptor type-1b isoform X1: protein MGAVPCSLFLIVIFFGTRIQENGALQCYCERCSNSSCSTDGGVCFVSFTTKPGGRPTTHQSMCVHDNELIPRDRPFICASSSRDYEGVFCCDKDWCNKNPDLSSFPVPTAKPLSLGPVALAAVIAGPVCVLCLVLVLVLYVCHSRLGLHHRVPSEEDPSIDHPFITVGTTLKDLIYDMTTSGSGSGLPLLVQRTIARTIILQESIGKGRFGEVWRGKWRGEEVAVKIFSSREERSWFREAEIYQTVMLRHENILGFIAADNKDNGTWTQLWLVSDYHEHGSLFDYLNRYTVTVEGMIKLSLSTASGLAHLHMEIVGTQGKPAIAHRDLKSKNILVKKNGTCCIADLGLAVRHDSATDTIDIAPNHRVGTKRYMAPEVLDDSINMKHFESFKRADIYAMGLVFWEIASRCSIGGIHEDYQLPYHDLVQSDPSVEEMRKVVCDQKLRPNIPNRWQSCEALRVMAKIMRECWYANGAARLTALRIKKTLSQLSQQEGIKM from the exons ATGGGTGCTGTACCGTGCAGTCTCTTTTTGATAGTCATCTTCTTCGGGACTAGGATTCAAGAAAATGGTG ccctccagtgcTACTGTGAGCGCTGCTCGAACTCTTCCTGCTCCACGGACGGCGGCGTGTGCTTCGTGTCGTTCACCACCAAGCCCGGGGGCCGGCCCACCACGCACCAGAGCATGTGTGTCCATGACAACGAGCTGATCCCGCGGGACCGGCCCTTCATCtgcgcctcctcctccagggactACGAGGGGGTCTTCTGCTGCGACAAGGACTGGTGCAACAAGAACCCCGACCTCAGCTCCTTCCCAG TGCCGACGGCGAAGCCTCTGTCCCTGGGCCCGGTGGCGCTGGCGGCCGTCATCGCGGGGCCCGTGTGCGTGCTGTgcttggtgctggtgctggtgttgTACGTGTGCCACAGCCGGCTGGGGCTCCACCACCGTGTCCCCAGCGAGGAGGACCCCTCCATAGACCACCCCTTCATCACCGTGGGCACCACCCTCAAAGACCTCATCTACGACATGACCACCTCCGGCTCCGGCTCAG ggctccccctgctggtgcaGAGGACCATCGCCCGGACCATCATCCTGCAGGAGAGCATCGGGAAGGGCCGCTTCGGCGAGGTGTGGCGGGGGAAGTGGCGGGGCGAGGAGGTGGCGGTGAAGATCTTCTCGTCGCGGGAGGAGCGCTCCTGGTTCCGCGAGGCCGAGATCTACCAGACCGTCATGCTGCGCCACGAGAACATCCTGGGCTTCATCGCCGCCGACAACAAAG ataACGGTACGTGGACCCAGCTGTGGCTGGTGTCGGACTACCATGAGCACGGCTCCCTGTTTGACTACCTGAACCGCTACACGGTGACGGTGGAGGGCATGATCAAGCTGTCCCTGTCCACCGCCAGCGGCCTGGCCCACCTGCACATGGAGATCGTCGGCACGCAAG gtaagCCAGCGATCGCCCACAGAGACCTGAAGTCCAAGAACATTCTGGTCAAGAAGAACGGGACCTGCTGCATCGCTGACCTGGGATTGGCTGTCCGTCATGACTCCGCCACCGACACCATTGACATCGCACCCAATCACCGAGTGGGAACCAAAAG gtacATGGCCCCAGAGGTCCTGGATGACTCAATAAACATGAAGCACTTCGAGTCCTTTAAGAGGGCCGACATCTACGCCATGGGCCTGGTGTTCTGGGAGATCGCCAGCAGGTGCTCAATCGGAG GCATCCATGAAGACTACCAGCTGCCCTACCATGACCTGGTACAGTCCGATCCTtcagtggaggagatgaggaaggtGGTATGTGACCAGAAACTCCGGCCCAACATTCCCAACCGGTGGCAGAGCTGCGAG gcgctGCGTGTGATGGCCAAGATTATGCGGGAGTGCTGGTACGCCAACGGCGCCGCCCGCCTCACGGCGCTGCGCATCAAGAAGACGCTGTCGCAGCTCAGCCAACAGGAGGGCATCAAGATGTAG